From the Natrarchaeobaculum aegyptiacum genome, one window contains:
- the aglG gene encoding glucosyl-dolichyl phosphate glucuronosyltransferase produces the protein MQVSVVVCTYAPERYDDFVEAVESVLEQTYDSLEVVLVVDGTEEVYEQVQSDFGALENVVTHCNDENRGVSASRTTGAELASGDVVAFIDDDAIAEPNWAAELVAVYESTDALAVGGRMVGEWLAGRPWFLPEEFYWLVGVTYPGFAEDGAEVRNTFESNISFRRDVFLELGGFDPDLGPTADEYSHSEGAEIGARLRATYGRGVVYTADAVVRHKVFEHRIQFSWLCKRAFEQGQSKRAMERRDAASAGEEYGYLRMLFTQHVPRRIRQLLQSPSSAAVVQFLMMFVFTLIVGVGYVHSAAMAFRGE, from the coding sequence ATGCAGGTTTCCGTCGTCGTCTGTACGTACGCACCCGAACGCTACGATGACTTCGTCGAGGCCGTCGAGAGCGTCCTCGAACAGACCTACGATTCGCTCGAGGTCGTACTCGTCGTCGACGGGACCGAAGAGGTCTACGAGCAGGTACAGTCGGATTTTGGAGCCCTGGAGAACGTCGTCACACACTGTAACGACGAGAATCGGGGCGTGTCCGCCAGTCGGACGACAGGTGCCGAACTGGCGAGCGGTGACGTAGTCGCGTTTATCGACGACGACGCGATCGCCGAACCCAACTGGGCCGCGGAGTTGGTGGCGGTGTACGAGTCGACCGATGCACTCGCAGTCGGTGGCCGAATGGTCGGGGAATGGCTCGCCGGCCGGCCGTGGTTCCTTCCTGAGGAGTTTTACTGGCTCGTCGGCGTGACCTATCCCGGCTTCGCCGAGGACGGTGCAGAGGTGCGAAACACGTTCGAATCGAACATTTCGTTTCGTCGGGACGTCTTCCTCGAGCTCGGTGGATTCGACCCCGATCTGGGACCGACAGCCGACGAGTACAGTCACTCCGAAGGGGCCGAGATCGGTGCACGATTGCGGGCGACGTATGGTCGGGGAGTCGTCTATACCGCCGACGCGGTCGTTCGACACAAGGTCTTCGAACATCGGATTCAGTTCAGCTGGTTGTGCAAGCGAGCTTTCGAACAGGGACAGTCGAAACGAGCGATGGAACGACGGGACGCTGCGTCGGCTGGTGAAGAATACGGGTATCTGCGGATGCTGTTCACCCAGCATGTCCCGCGACGGATTCGACAACTATTGCAGTCGCCATCGAGCGCTGCTGTGGTGCAGTTCCTGATGATGTTCGTCTTCACTTTGATCGTGGGTGTTGGGTACGTGCACAGCGCTGCAATGGCGTTTAGGGGTGAGTAA
- a CDS encoding glycosyltransferase family 4 protein, with protein sequence MSDIDDVCVVTHPLGSASDSHARTLLDVISAITSVSLVAITVSADSSLRDEYESIQISEEGTGGSIPVAAARFLLYQFQMARVIRRRPESTVLFFGVTSYLLPIIAAKITGKKVVLQPRGDVPLTLRLQWQQRMPNVFARTLAGCVWTLEWIGYQSADAIVTYTPSMAEELGLDRFDYKLYPHGARYVNLDRFYPHRPFEERDRVVGFLGRLDEEKGIRTLAEVAKRLPDDVTFRFIGDGALRDWLEAELSEEITSGQVEITGWVDHDAVPEELSHLRLLVMPSAPTEGLPTTILEAMACGTPVYATPVSGVPDVVREGETGFLMDEVEPAEIAESITSILVRDDLDGLSHNARVMIDEEYSFDAAVKRYRVILRDA encoded by the coding sequence ATGTCGGATATCGACGACGTCTGCGTCGTCACTCATCCGCTCGGATCCGCGAGCGACAGCCACGCTCGAACGCTTCTTGACGTCATTTCAGCGATCACGTCGGTATCGCTCGTCGCCATCACAGTCTCCGCAGACTCGTCACTACGTGACGAGTATGAGTCCATCCAGATTTCTGAGGAGGGCACTGGTGGGAGCATTCCCGTAGCCGCGGCGCGGTTCCTCCTGTACCAGTTTCAGATGGCACGTGTTATCCGTCGCCGTCCCGAATCGACCGTGCTGTTTTTCGGCGTGACGTCGTATCTCCTCCCGATCATTGCAGCAAAAATTACGGGGAAGAAAGTCGTCCTCCAGCCCCGTGGAGACGTTCCACTCACATTGCGTCTCCAGTGGCAACAGCGTATGCCCAACGTCTTCGCGCGCACTCTGGCGGGATGTGTGTGGACACTCGAGTGGATTGGGTATCAATCGGCCGATGCCATCGTCACGTACACCCCGTCGATGGCCGAGGAACTGGGACTCGATCGATTCGACTACAAACTCTATCCTCACGGGGCAAGGTACGTAAATCTCGATCGGTTCTATCCGCATCGTCCCTTCGAAGAGCGGGATCGCGTGGTCGGTTTCCTGGGTCGACTCGACGAAGAGAAAGGAATCCGGACACTCGCCGAGGTCGCGAAACGGCTACCAGACGACGTTACGTTCCGGTTTATCGGTGACGGAGCGCTTCGGGACTGGCTTGAGGCGGAACTCTCCGAGGAAATCACTTCAGGCCAGGTCGAAATAACTGGCTGGGTCGACCACGATGCCGTTCCCGAAGAGTTGAGCCATCTCCGGTTGCTTGTGATGCCTTCCGCGCCTACTGAGGGACTACCAACAACGATCCTCGAGGCGATGGCGTGTGGGACGCCGGTCTACGCGACGCCCGTCTCGGGTGTTCCGGACGTAGTTCGGGAGGGAGAGACGGGGTTTTTGATGGACGAAGTTGAACCTGCGGAAATTGCTGAAAGCATCACATCGATACTGGTCCGGGACGATCTCGATGGATTGAGCCATAATGCTCGAGTTATGATTGATGAGGAATACAGTTTCGATGCTGCGGTTAAGCGATATCGAGTGATTCTGAGAGATGCTTAA
- a CDS encoding CDP-glycerol glycerophosphotransferase family protein, which yields MVFVLSLVVPRTDHIWVFMAGEGSRFADNSKYLFLHCDEKADVRNVWIGTDPEIIAEIRNAGHEAYLTRSLRGKYVMLRAGVYFETHGPIAPEYTGTARLVHLTHGNYLKVMLNDHTRDWPWLLEFAVDVFFERRRRYVVTSDGSPMDNMMSMRDVPAERMLVTGFPRNDVLLQDVRGERLGVDQRVLEEYLQVAGNGDVVLYAPTYREAYGERNGTSFAEFDIPFAALNDILADHDAHLFVSPHPATTFDHNLEGYDHVSVLETGGDLYPYLEHCDVLVTDYSGIFYDYLLLDRPMVFYAPDLKAYESDRGLYFDYEDHVPGPVATDSSQFVQSIREAMDGDDRYSDRREHLRDEFYADPDGNASERVVRAVVEWLQ from the coding sequence GTGGTGTTCGTACTCTCGCTCGTCGTGCCGCGAACCGACCATATATGGGTGTTTATGGCCGGTGAGGGCTCGAGATTCGCCGACAACTCGAAGTACCTCTTCTTGCACTGCGACGAGAAAGCTGACGTGCGGAACGTCTGGATCGGAACCGACCCCGAGATAATCGCAGAGATACGAAACGCAGGACACGAGGCGTATCTGACGAGAAGCCTCCGTGGAAAATACGTCATGCTGCGAGCGGGTGTCTACTTCGAGACCCACGGTCCGATCGCGCCCGAGTATACGGGGACCGCCAGGCTCGTCCACCTCACCCACGGCAACTACCTCAAGGTAATGCTCAACGACCACACCCGCGACTGGCCGTGGCTCCTCGAGTTCGCGGTTGACGTGTTCTTCGAGCGCCGCCGACGGTACGTGGTTACCTCCGACGGGTCGCCGATGGATAATATGATGAGTATGCGTGATGTACCGGCCGAGCGGATGCTGGTCACTGGCTTCCCCCGGAACGATGTTCTCCTGCAAGACGTTCGGGGCGAACGGCTCGGAGTCGACCAGCGGGTCCTCGAGGAGTATCTCCAAGTCGCAGGCAACGGCGATGTCGTCCTGTACGCACCGACCTACAGGGAAGCCTACGGTGAGCGTAACGGCACATCGTTCGCCGAATTCGACATCCCGTTTGCAGCGCTGAACGACATTCTGGCCGACCACGATGCGCACCTGTTCGTCTCACCCCATCCGGCGACGACGTTCGATCACAATCTCGAGGGATACGACCACGTCAGTGTACTCGAGACGGGCGGCGACCTGTATCCGTATCTCGAGCACTGTGACGTTCTCGTCACCGACTATTCCGGAATCTTCTATGATTACCTGTTACTCGATCGGCCGATGGTATTCTATGCGCCGGACCTCAAGGCGTACGAGTCCGACAGGGGACTGTACTTCGACTACGAAGACCACGTTCCAGGTCCGGTCGCGACCGATTCTTCGCAGTTCGTTCAGTCGATTCGGGAAGCAATGGACGGTGACGACAGGTATAGTGACAGACGTGAGCACCTCCGAGACGAGTTTTACGCCGATCCGGATGGGAACGCTTCCGAACGCGTCGTCCGAGCAGTCGTCGAGTGGCTGCAGTGA